ATCTAGCAATGATGGGGGATATTCCCGCGATCGAGGCAATGATCACAGAGTTAATTAAACAAGATAGTCAGTTCACTCCTTTTGCGACTACCTTGGGTAAACTTACTGCCAATTTCCAAACCACAAAAATCCGTAAGTTCCTGAAAAAATTTGTCACCACGGAGTCACATCAATGATCACTGAAGCTCTTTTGAAACCAATGCACATATTATTGGTGGACGATAATCCCAATAATTTGAAGGTGCTATCTGAAGCGATTAAGGGATGTGGTTGGAAAGCACTGATGGCGACGGATGGCGAGTCAGCGATTGAACAAACAGAATACGCTCATCCCGATTTAATTCTCCTTGATGTGATGATGCCAGGTCTTGATGGATTTGAAACTTGTCGCAGGCTGAAAGCTAATGATATCACTCAGAGTATTCCTGTCATTTTTATGACTGCCTTGTCTGATGCTACAGACAAAGTGAAAGGACTGGAAATTGGCGCAGTTGACTACATTACCAAACCTTTTCAACAAGAAGAAGTCATTGCTCGACTCAAGTTACATCTAAAAATATCCCATCTGACGCGCACATTGGAACAGCGGGTGCAAGAACGTACCGCGGAATTAACCCATTCTATACAACAGTTACAACAAACCCAATTGCAATTAATCCAGAGTGAGAAAATGTCTACTCTGGGACAGCTTGTTGCGGGTATAGGTCATGAAATTAATAACCCAATTGGTTTTATTAGTGGCAACTGCACTTATATTGAGCAATATGTAAATGATCTTTTTCGTTTGGTGAATCTGCAACAGCACAAGTTATCAGAGCCTGATCCCGAACTAGAAGAACTGATGGAAGAAATTGACTTAGAGTATCTAGTTGAGGATTTACCAAAACTTCTCTTATCAATGCACCAGGGAATTGATCGTCTCAAAGACATCAGCCTATCTTTGAGAACTTTTGCTCGTGCCGATATTTCATCTAAGATCAAGTTTCAAATTCATGAAGGACTGGATAGTACGATTATGCTATTAAAACATCGCCTTAAAGACCAAGGCGATCGCCCTAAAATCGAAGTTGTTACAAAATACAGTGAGTTACCCCCAATTACTTGCTATCCCGGACAACTGAATCAAGTGTTTATGAATATTATTGCTAATGCTATTGATGCCTTTGATGACCTGCATCAAAACGCCTCAAAACAGAAGATAGCCCCTTGTCAATACACGATCACGATTACTACATCGGTTGATGAGCAGCAACAAACAGTGACAATTTGTATCGAAGATAATGCTTTAGGTATGCCGCCGGAAGTGCAAGCTAGAATTTTTGAGCCATCTTTTACAACTAAACCTGTGGGTAAGGGAACTGGTCTAGGATTAGCGATTAGCTACCAAATCATTGTCGATAAACATAATGGACACATCCGCTGTTCGTCAATTTCTGGTCAGGGAACGAAGTTTGTGATTACTCTACCAATTTAGCTTTGCACTCTTGGCTAGGAATCAAAGCAACTATTGCTATCATATTTTTTTAGACTATTTAGTAGCCATTAAATCAACCCAAGCCACTAGCTTTTCGTGGTACTATTCAGGTCTGAATCCAGTTTTTTGAGTTGGTAATTAATCTCGACAATCTGCCTTAGTTCATCATCAAAATTGGTGTAGACAATGCGCTGTTCTTGAGGTTCAATAAATTTCCCTAAATCCCATAGTTGACGATGTGTTTGCGTGGGTCAACTCTGAATATTGATCAGGACTTACGCAGAGGTTACGGATAAATGAGAGTTTGAGAGGTGTTTTGCGTAAGTTCTATTGATGCTAAATGACTCAACTTGGATGTGTGCAATCAAGTTCAGTTGCGCTTTCATGAGATATTGAATAAGTATCAAGCTCAATGAAATGTAAATAAATTTAGGTTAAAGCCAGCAGCTGGATTTGAACCTGCGACCTTCCGATTACAAGTCGGATGCACTACCACTGTGCTATGCTGGCATTATTAAGCTCACCGATTTCTGATTATAGCATAAGCAAAATATTTGTCTAGAGGAAGCTGCGAAAAAAATTAGATTGGATCTTCGAGACTGGAAGGTTAGTCCCTAAACCTAAATAATTGCATCTTGCAACAGCAGTTTTATTTCAATTAAAGTCAGATAGGCAATTGTGAAAATGCGCTTCTTATCTGATTTTTGCGTTGCGGATATTGCCCACCCTACAGTTATTGAGAATCGAGACAAAAAAATCCTTGAGTTGCCGATAAAGTTGATAAATTAATATTCATAGCAAAAGCTAACTAAAAATCCTGGGCTGGACGCAAAAAGATTGAATACAGTGGCAAACTGTATTTTTTTTGACACGGCTAGGTAAAGAAACAGCAATGGATGAAGGAGGCAAGAGGCAGAAGGCAGGAGGCAGCAGGTTTTGTGCAGAAGGGGATTCTGAACCCTCCTGAACAATAGCTACTGAACTTTCGTTCAGTGGAGGTCTTAAACCCTGCCTCCTGCCTCCTAACTCCTGCCTTCAAAGATAATTGTTCTTTACAAATCAAAAATATGGCAGTGTTAATCGGACGAGATGTATTAAGTCTGGCGGACTTCAGTCCAACGGAACTTCAAGAAATTCTGGAATTGGCTGGTAAGCTTAAATCTCAACAGCTAAAGTTGCGGTGTAATAAGGTGTTGGGTTTGCTGTTTTCTAAAGCTTCCACTCGCACGCGTGTGAGTTTTACTGTGGCGATGTATCAACTAGGTGGACAGGTAATCGATTTGCATCCTAATGTTACCCAAGTGAGTCGCGGTGAACCAATTCAAGATACAGCACGGGTACTAGATCGATATTTAGATATTTTGGCTATTCGGACTTTTGCCCAGCAGGATTTAGAAATTTTCGCTAATTATGCCAAAATTCCCGTAATTAATGCGCTGACTGATGCGGAACATCCTTGTCAGATATTGGCTGATTTATTGACGATTCAAGAATGTTTTGGGAAGTTGGCTGGTTTAACTTTAACTTATGTGGGTGATGGAAATAATGTGGCGAATTCTTTGATGCTGGGTTGCGCTTTGACGGGGATGAATGTCAGGGTTGCTACTCCCCAAGGATTTGAACCAGATGCCAAAATTGTAGAACAAGCAAGGGCGATCGCGGGTGGTAAAACTGAAGTTATGCTGACTTATGACCCGGAATTAGCCTCTAAGGATGCTTCTGTACTTTACACTGATGTTTGGGCAAGTATGGGTCAAGAACAAGAAGCTGATGACCGAATGCCAATTTTTCAACCTTATCAAATTTCGGAACAACTGCTGAGTTTGGCTGATCAAGATGCAATTGTTTTACATTGTTTACCAGCCCATCGCGGCGAGGAAATTACTGAAGAAGTAATTGAAGGTTCACAGTCACGAGTTTGGGATCAGGCCGAAAATCGTCTCCACGCACAAAAAGCTTTGCTGGCTAGTATTTTGGGGGCGGAATGAACAGGAAAGCCTAAAAAGATCAAAGGCAAAAGAACCAAAATTTTTCTTTCTTTTGCCTTTTATTTTTTTATTTAACCTTGTTATCTGGATTTTTTTGTAGTACTAATGTTCTAGGGACATTTGTATTTACTTGCAACAATTATTATGGAAAGACTAACAGAAGCGCAACAAGAATTATATGAATGGTTGGCAGAATATATCCGAACGCACCAACATTCTCCTTCAATTCGACAAATGATGCAAGGGATGAATTTGAAGTCGCCAGCACCTATTCAAAGTCGCTTAGAACATTTAAGAAATAAAGGCTACATTGAATGGACTGAAGGTAAAGCCCGCACAATCCGGGTTTTGCATCCAGTCAAACAAGGTGTACCCATTTTAGGCAATATTGCGGCTGGTGGTTTAATTGAGCCTTACACGGAGGCTGTAGATTATTTAGATTTTGGCAACTTTGCTTTACCGCCACAAACCTATGCTTTGCGGGTGACAGGCGACAGTATGATAGAAGATTTAATTGCTGATGGCGATGTGGTATTTTTACGACCAGTCATAGAACCAGATCAGTTAAAAAATGGCACAATTGTTGCAGCAAGGGTGGATGGTTACGGTAATACATTAAAACGTTTTTACCGCAATGGCGATCGCGTCACTCTCCAACCTGCTAACCAAAAGTATAGCCCCATTGAAGTTTTAGCTATGCAGGTACAGGTTCAAGGTTCTCTTGTTGGCGTTTGGCGTGGATATAACTGAAGGTAAAAGTCAAAAGTCAAAAGGCAAAAGAAAAAATTTTTACTTTTAACTTTTGACTTTGTATTAGGGTTCATCACCAACTTTGTTTTTGATTTTTTATGTACCTAACGCAAAATTCGGTGCAGCAAATACCTGCTTTTCGGCTAAGAATACCTTTTGCTAGGGAAGATAAGGGTAAGTACCATCACCAAGCACTACCAGGATGTCCGAGGATACCGCCATCTCTGCAATTGCGCCAGTATCAGCATCAAGCTGTCACTAATTGGTTTGCTAACAACGGTAGAGGTACGCTAAAAATGGCAACTGGTAGTGGTAAAACTATCACTGCACTGGCGATCACTTGTGAATTGTACCAGCAAATTAACTTACAAGTGCTGTTGGTGGTGTGTCCCTATCGCCATCTTGTTACTCAATGGGCGCGAGAATGCGAAAAGTTTAATTTACAACCGATATTAGCCTTTGAGAATGTCCGCAGTTGGCAAAGTCAACTTTCTACTCAACTTTACAATTTGCGTTCTGGTTCTCAAGGCTTTATCACCATCATTACTACTAACTCCACATTAATTGGTGAAGGTTTCCAATCGCAACTCAAGTATTTACCGCCGAAAACGTTAATTATTGGTGATGAAGCCCATAATTTAGGCGCACCAAAATTAGAAGAAAGCTTACCTCGACGGGTTGGGTTGCGATTAGCTTTATCTGCTACGCCTGAAAGATATTTTGATGATAGCGGTACGCAATCTTTATTTGATTATTTCGGCCCGGTACTGCAACCAGAGTTTACATTGCGGGATGCGATCGCTCAAGGAGCTTTGGTACATTATTTGTATTATCCAATTTTGGTGGAATTAACGGAAACAGAAAGTATTGCCTATTTAAAGTTAACTAAAAAAATCGGACGTTCTCTACTATATCGAGAACGCAAAATAGGTAATAACCCAAACTTTGAAGACAATGAAGATTTAAAACCTTTATTAATGCAACGGGCGAGATTAATTGGTGCAGCAGCCAATAAATTATCCGCCTTACGGCAATTAATGGCAACACGCCGCGAAACCACTCATACACTGTTTTATTGTAGTGATGGTTCATTAGAAACAGGACGTTCATCTCTGCAACAACTCAAAGCCGTTGTGAAAATTCTGGGAGGAGATTTAGGGTATAAAGTTAGTACCTACACAGCCCAAACACAATTAGAAGAAAGAGAAGTTTTACGCCGTCAATTTGAAAGTGGAGAATTACAAGGGTTAGTCGCCATTCGCTGTTTAGATGAGGGCGTTGATATTCCGGCAATTAAAACA
This window of the Nostoc sp. HK-01 genome carries:
- a CDS encoding ornithine carbamoyltransferase yields the protein MAVLIGRDVLSLADFSPTELQEILELAGKLKSQQLKLRCNKVLGLLFSKASTRTRVSFTVAMYQLGGQVIDLHPNVTQVSRGEPIQDTARVLDRYLDILAIRTFAQQDLEIFANYAKIPVINALTDAEHPCQILADLLTIQECFGKLAGLTLTYVGDGNNVANSLMLGCALTGMNVRVATPQGFEPDAKIVEQARAIAGGKTEVMLTYDPELASKDASVLYTDVWASMGQEQEADDRMPIFQPYQISEQLLSLADQDAIVLHCLPAHRGEEITEEVIEGSQSRVWDQAENRLHAQKALLASILGAE
- a CDS encoding SOS-response transcriptional repressor, LexA, producing the protein MYLLATIIMERLTEAQQELYEWLAEYIRTHQHSPSIRQMMQGMNLKSPAPIQSRLEHLRNKGYIEWTEGKARTIRVLHPVKQGVPILGNIAAGGLIEPYTEAVDYLDFGNFALPPQTYALRVTGDSMIEDLIADGDVVFLRPVIEPDQLKNGTIVAARVDGYGNTLKRFYRNGDRVTLQPANQKYSPIEVLAMQVQVQGSLVGVWRGYN
- a CDS encoding two-component hybrid sensor and regulator, which codes for MITEALLKPMHILLVDDNPNNLKVLSEAIKGCGWKALMATDGESAIEQTEYAHPDLILLDVMMPGLDGFETCRRLKANDITQSIPVIFMTALSDATDKVKGLEIGAVDYITKPFQQEEVIARLKLHLKISHLTRTLEQRVQERTAELTHSIQQLQQTQLQLIQSEKMSTLGQLVAGIGHEINNPIGFISGNCTYIEQYVNDLFRLVNLQQHKLSEPDPELEELMEEIDLEYLVEDLPKLLLSMHQGIDRLKDISLSLRTFARADISSKIKFQIHEGLDSTIMLLKHRLKDQGDRPKIEVVTKYSELPPITCYPGQLNQVFMNIIANAIDAFDDLHQNASKQKIAPCQYTITITTSVDEQQQTVTICIEDNALGMPPEVQARIFEPSFTTKPVGKGTGLGLAISYQIIVDKHNGHIRCSSISGQGTKFVITLPI
- a CDS encoding hypothetical protein (similar to DNA repair protein rad25), producing the protein MYLTQNSVQQIPAFRLRIPFAREDKGKYHHQALPGCPRIPPSLQLRQYQHQAVTNWFANNGRGTLKMATGSGKTITALAITCELYQQINLQVLLVVCPYRHLVTQWARECEKFNLQPILAFENVRSWQSQLSTQLYNLRSGSQGFITIITTNSTLIGEGFQSQLKYLPPKTLIIGDEAHNLGAPKLEESLPRRVGLRLALSATPERYFDDSGTQSLFDYFGPVLQPEFTLRDAIAQGALVHYLYYPILVELTETESIAYLKLTKKIGRSLLYRERKIGNNPNFEDNEDLKPLLMQRARLIGAAANKLSALRQLMATRRETTHTLFYCSDGSLETGRSSLQQLKAVVKILGGDLGYKVSTYTAQTQLEEREVLRRQFESGELQGLVAIRCLDEGVDIPAIKTAVILSSSGNPRQFIQRRGRVLRPHPSKERATIYDMIVLPPNLDRETIEVERNLLRKELRRFVEFADLADNAGEARMKLLDLQKRYGLLDV